A region of the Mytilus galloprovincialis chromosome 1, xbMytGall1.hap1.1, whole genome shotgun sequence genome:
AGGTTTGAATGGTGAACATCACCCAGGATCTGCTGGTCTCGATTCTGTAAGTGCTTTAAACAAGATTTTATTGAAGGTGAAATCTGTAAGGCTCTTCAAATTCTTAGTTTGGttcgtttattttttaaatgtttgacaaTCTATTAAGGGATTTTTCTCAGCAATTGTTTATGatttaatatcaatttattaaataCACAGCTTCCTTCGTTTTTATATTGCTGTTTTAAGGAAAGTCTTTGAAGCTGACCCAAATCATTAAAAAGTGagaatttgaatttttgataaatattctaaAATTAGACAAGTTCAAAATTACAAGTTACAGTGATAAAATCTGTAAAGAGAATTAAATACACACAACTGTATTTTTAGGCTAGTTGCATGAGAAGAAACTGACTCTCTTGTGTGAGCAATATAAGTTTCTGTCTGATAAATAGGAAAGGCATAGATTGAATATACTGGCTAGTAATATCCTGAATAAAAGGATTTCAGAATTTGAGATTACATTCATTAAACCAGTGTCAGATATTCTGCATTAGCTGCAACAAATATAAATTCTTAGCTGATCATATctcatttttttattgaatatcgTATTATCTAGGGAAAATGTGATATATTTTAATGAGTATTTATAATGCAGCAattattattttcttgtgtaatgTAATTTTACAACATGCTTTCATCAAGGTTAATTAAATTACAAAGCATAGTTACAATTGTATTGAAGCATGTAGTgtgattttaacaaaatgttgTCTGTGCATCATATTAACATGTATTTATGTTATACCAGGGGAAGATAACTGCATTAGCACCAGATGGAGCTGATTCAAGAAAGGTTAAAATTCATTTATTCCCATATTATATCAAGCATAATAGTCCAGTAATTTCCTTTTTGTTTGATGGAactcattttattatttcaattttaattttctgtGCAATTTTGAAAACatcaattataatttatattttgtcattatttaaaaccattttttttttctcaaatacttttacatcaagttaaaaaaaatacatagaaagctatatatttttctttaaacctgattttgtaatttcaagaataattttcaaaacaggATTTAGATCAACAGCCAAAGGCTGAGACGACAATTGATGATTCTTATAACAATATGGGTACTGGGCCTGGTATTGGCATTGTAGCCCCGTTGGTATCAGAAAAACAAAGGTCTGTTGCCTCCCCTGAAACTGACATAGATGATGATGATGCTGAAAGAAGGAAGAGAGagaatgataataaattaaatagaGATGATGATCTTAAAATGAATAGAGATGATGATCCTAAATTGGATAGAGGTGATGGTCATAGAAAGTCAGATAAATTTGATGACGACAAAAAGAAGGGTGACAAATCTAAAAGAAAAGAGTCTGACAAATCTAAAGACAAGAAATCTGGTTTCTTCGGACGACTCAGGTCTTCAAAGGACAAAGATTCCAAGAAAGGAAAGGGGAAGGAAACTGACATTGATTCTGCTCCTGGAAGTCCAACCAGCCCTGATTCAGCATATCAGGTTAAAAACACACCTGCTTGCTTCAAATTGTATTAGGGCAATGCATATGTATGTGCTATATGCTTAAAaccattttatttaaataattttgacatgtattttttatattcataaaaatctataattttaatttctaaaacttttttcATAAGATATAGCTTCTAgcaatatatatagatatatagatatatatggtAATTCTCTTTTCAATATTCTATATTACATTTTGCATTGTAGAATAGTTGATGCCATGTTGCTTTTATTGTTGGGGAAATTAGTTTTTGTAAATGCCTTTGCTTTTATAAAGATGTTCTAAAACTTTTGCAATTGTTTAATTGTTTCTATCAATGTTGGTGACTTCCTGATACATTATATTGAGTGTATTAAGATTTGAAAGTATTATCTATTTTGACTTCCCCTACTTGACTAGCTTGTATTTGAAGTGTGCTTAGCAGGGAACTCGGTGTATTATAAGTCCTATAGATTTGCTTCTTCAGTAGAAAAGTAcatttcaaaatagaaataattgttatgagcattttgttaattttttttatagattttaattaTAGAAATAAGCATGTTTTAATACTTACAGTTTTTGGCATGATCTTACTTCCTTTGACAAAGTACAACAATGGTGACAAGATAACGTGTTTCCTGAAATATCACAAAGTACTTTTAAAAGGAAGTAATATGACAATGACTATGTATATTTTTATCATAGATTTTATGTGAAGAATTTCACAACTAATTATAGATTTGAGAGTAAGCATGACAAGCTTGAAACAGTAATGAACCTACCACTGTGGAGTTACAAAGGTAAAATTATGCATGGACACTTAAAGCAAGACGACAAATCTACTGGCTGCCAAGCAGCAAGAAATTATCTTACCATTCAGCATGGACTTCAAAGTGACACCAAAGCATGGTCTAAATTAATAGCAATTTATTATTAGatttatcaaatggaaaatcTATCAAAGACTCATGATCATTTGCATACTTGTAATTCAGCATGGCATGGAAATAATACTCAAGGCATGAGTTTCAACTATAATAGAACAAATGATATTAGCTGTATGGCTAATTATATCTATCTTTTTCTTTAGAAAGAGACAATTGTAAAGGAAACCAGTATAGTGGAAGAAACACAAATCAGCAATATTGTCCAACCTGCTGTTAATGAAACTTCTGAAAAAGTTAGAGAGGTAGTGATAACTGTGGTGGCTAAAGAAGAAATGAAAACAGAGATACCAGAAGTAAAAGTTGAAGAAAAAATTGTAGAAACTGTCAATAACAAAGATGCTTCTGAAAAGGTTATATATGAAGTGGATGGTTGTTGTGTAGGAAGGAACGCTAATAATGAGATTGAGGAAGTAAAAGTAGTTACTGAGGAAATAACTGCTGAAATAGAAACAAAAGACGTTGAGAAAATAATGGAGAACAAAGAAGTGGAAGAAAACTTAGCAGATTTGTCTAAGTCTGAGGAAAATAGAACTGTTGAGAGGATTATTGTAGAAGAGGAGATTGTAATAGAGGATAAGACAGTTAACAACGAAGAGGAAGTTAAAAAAGAAACCTCTAATGGTCCTTTAATTGAGACTATTGAAGATGAAGTATTTACTACAGAAGTACATAAAACCGAATCAGTTGGTCTCCCAATGATCAGTAATCACGTTGGATCAGAGACTGGTAGTTTAAGTAGCGATAGTAGTGATGACGAGGAGGTGTGTGGCTCTTATCATGTAGAATCTCCCATGGAGGAAACTCCACCTAAAGTGAAAGTAGAAACTATTGTAGAAGAGGAACAAAGTGAAAGTAGAGTTGAAGTTTTTAATTGTAATGAAACAGAAGCTATTCCAGTAAAACAAACTCAACTTGAAGTAAAAACAGAAATTAAAGTAATAGATAGTCCTGTTATATCagtaagagaaaaacaaatggaGAACGAAACAGAAATTGTGACTACAGATGAGAAAGATATAGTTGATAGTGTCAAAGTTACTGAAACAGAAACTGTATCTGAAGTAAAGCAGGACATCCAAACTGAAGTTCAGAAAGATTTATATGTATCAAATGATGTTCGGGGTGAAACACTAAATAATAAAGAGACATTGGTTGATGATAAAAAGGATGATTGTGAGAGAAAAGTGGATGAAAAAAGGGATTTTGATGTTGTAGTTTCTGAACAAAAGTGTGTATCGCCTGAGGGTAGTCAAGTTATATCACATCGTTCTGAAAGAAAGACTGAAACCATTCAAAAAGAGGTTTTAACGCATACCCGGAGAGAACTGAAGCCTGAAGAATTTgagaaatacaaaaaagaaatagaaGCTGCAGACAAGAAGAATAGAATGGGATTACAAGATGAATTAGGGGAAGTTAGACAAGTCATAGAAACTGTTGTAGTTACAGATATTAAAAACGATAGTGGAAATATTGTATCAgaggaaagaaaagaaaaacctGAAATAGAAGAACCAAAGGAGGTAAAAGCACCTGTTGAATCAGATGATAAGAAAGAGGAGAGTGTCATTGAGGTCAAAGTTGTGAAATCTGAAAATACATTAGAGGAAAATgtcgaaaagatgaaatatattgaTGAAAGCTCTGGTGATAGTGTCAGTGAAAAGGTGAAGGAACATGATGAAACACCTGAAGTTGTTAAACAGGTAGTTAACGAGGAGGCTGGGAATGACAATGTAGCTCCAAAGTTGGATAAAAAGGAGAGCATGCGattgaaaaaagaagaaaaagaaaggaAAAAGAAGGAACTTGctgaagaaaaagaaagaaagaaaagagaAATACAGGAAGAAAAGGAGAGGGTGAAAAGGGAAAAGATGGAAGAAAAAGAGAGGAAGAAGAAGGAAAAGGAagcagaaaaagaaaagaaaaaaaaggaaaaggaagAGAAAAAagctaagaaaaacaaaaagactGTGGTAGTTGTAGAACAAGGCATAGAAGAAGTACCAGATACAAATGTTGAAAAGAAAGAATCAGAAAAAGAAAAGACGGGAGTGATTGTGGAGGAAGTTGTAGAGGAACGTGTACCAACAGCTATAGCTATGGTCATGGCAAAACAGAAGGAAGACGAAAAAATGGAGGAAATAAATCTGAAAGATGAACCAGCTGAAGAGGAAACACCAAAACCAGAAGAACCAGttgaagaaacaaataaaaaacagaaaaagccaaaaaaagagaaaaaagaaaaacaaagtaaaaaggaaaaggaaaagaaaacacccaaaaataagaaaaaacataaatctACGGGTTGTTTTGGAGCGTCTGGTGAACTCAGTTCTGATGAAGATGAGAAAGTTGAGGAGAAACCACCTGAAGAAGTAATAGAAGAAATAGTTCAGGAGGAGGTTCTTATATTTCAATTCTTGAAAATAGTAAAAATCGTAAAATATTGTGAAAAAATGTTCATTGACaataattgaattttgttttgaaatagtaCTACTTTGGAAAAGGAAATAattgatttaacatttttttattcaaattattctaTGATGTAAATTAATTGTAAAgtaattttttgtttctgttttctgcatttatttatttatctgagAAATACAGTTTATTACGTATTTGTGTATAATTATATAGGAAGTGAAACCAGTAGAAGAGGTGAAAGTCAGTCCCAAACAGGTGCTCTATCACAAGCATGACAAACGTCATACTAAAACTTGTCAATCATTACTAATAAATAGTTGTATAACAAACCTTTATTAGGGTTTTACATTGTACTAAATATTGCTCATGAGCTCACAATATACTGATTGTTTCACTAATACTTTCTTGTAAAGTTCATTGTTGATTTGATTCTTTTTCGTGACTGCACTAATTCTGTTTATAATCATTTACATACACTTTTCTGTCAATTACCCCTCCACCTTCTCATGTCCATACTTTTTGCCTGTTTGCTTTATTTCATTCCACTTACTAAAATTATATGTCTTAACATATAGTATAATGAATTAGTACCCTAGTCTTGAGTCATTTTTCCTACACTCTATGTTGCTTATACCATAatgtgtaatatgtaatatatgaACGACATGGTTCACCATATAAAATTTGTACCCATTTCTATTTATATAGaattatctatttataaaatagacattgtttattattttattttttcatcattgtTCAATTGTCAGT
Encoded here:
- the LOC143070043 gene encoding uncharacterized protein LOC143070043 isoform X8, whose translation is MVFCKIHLLDGQLYETDVTKNATGKELFDKVCAYLTLQEKDYFGLQYQNNNVKFWLNNEKKILKQVKGGTSVFDFSVKFYPPEPLAMLEDLSRFQLCLQVRFDIFNGKLPCSFTTLAVVGSYMVQAEVGDYDNIDEYEFGPGDSYLDKIEYAPDKSPEMRSKVYELHKTHKGLTPEEAELQYLENAKKLAMYGVDLHQARDSTGVKLMLGVCASGIQVYKDKLRINRFVWPAILKLSYKRNNFYVKKRPTENEKDGETIGFKLENHKMAKRLWKTCVEHHAFFRLHQSDPPKSSTFPRFNSKFRYSGRTQKQVRDEVEKIENKPKFDRTHFKYSSMPQTNNTEGYNHGYPDEKDRTDQKGVTTPSTESGPPPYFTDSQGPDGYNTLESSADKPNSLGNMSEDRTDRTPGHEDATQDWSPGAGDAATLEAQRRGKKSKEDKEREKREKEEEKRRKKEEEKERKRLEKERKQGKGAEDRTDKMGDESATLGLNGEHHPGSAGLDSGKITALAPDGADSRKDLDQQPKAETTIDDSYNNMGTGPGIGIVAPLVSEKQRSVASPETDIDDDDAERRKRENDNKLNRDDDLKMNRDDDPKLDRGDGHRKSDKFDDDKKKGDKSKRKESDKSKDKKSGFFGRLRSSKDKDSKKGKGKETDIDSAPGSPTSPDSAYQKETIVKETSIVEETQISNIVQPAVNETSEKVREVVITVVAKEEMKTEIPEVKVEEKIVETVNNKDASEKVIYEVDGCCVGRNANNEIEEVKVVTEEITAEIETKDVEKIMENKEVEENLADLSKSEENRTVERIIVEEEIVIEDKTVNNEEEVKKETSNGPLIETIEDEVFTTEVHKTESVGLPMISNHVGSETGSLSSDSSDDEEVCGSYHVESPMEETPPKVKVETIVEEEQSESRVEVFNCNETEAIPVKQTQLEVKTEIKVIDSPVISVREKQMENETEIVTTDEKDIVDSVKVTETETVSEVKQDIQTEVQKDLYVSNDVRGETLNNKETLVDDKKDDCERKVDEKRDFDVVVSEQKCVSPEGSQVISHRSERKTETIQKEVLTHTRRELKPEEFEKYKKEIEAADKKNRMGLQDELGEVRQVIETVVVTDIKNDSGNIVSEERKEKPEIEEPKEVKAPVESDDKKEESVIEVKVVKSENTLEENVEKMKYIDESSGDSVSEKVKEHDETPEVVKQVVNEEAGNDNVAPKLDKKESMRLKKEEKERKKKELAEEKERKKREIQEEKERVKREKMEEKERKKKEKEAEKEKKKKEKEEKKAKKNKKTVVVVEQGIEEVPDTNVEKKESEKEKTGVIVEEVVEERVPTAIAMVMAKQKEDEKMEEINLKDEPAEEETPKPEEPVEETNKKQKKPKKEKKEKQSKKEKEKKTPKNKKKHKSTGCFGASGELSSDEDEKVEEKPPEEVIEEIVQEEEVKPVEEVKVSPKQKGKGLGWALPGMEELQKKGTKHEDKTKRHSTTSSHSTHSTHDDNAKAPIADLTEMQDQNMQNLEPVSMNEEKMTESAPKKVPESCATEVEEVREIIDVVEKKENVMTEAAITTPEVGLGMDGDMINRVLPEGEGSIDRRMQFIPVTPPVQETKDSLKGHSNSTMPFFDSASGDTLGKKVPPPVPPKGMRNGFSEEDRSMQDMPPTIPTESFTYENNTDDIPISTKNVPFVKTKTQTVTYEKDGYPYETEDGILISSQSHSTRSQTIETTTYKTEKDGKVETRVEKKVVITDEGDDDDLDHDDLLAEAIRSVTEMNPDLSVERIECMRQIEEVEK
- the LOC143070043 gene encoding uncharacterized protein LOC143070043 isoform X3; the encoded protein is MAEEKEKIEEMNSPETEKFLSDNVDDNKAEKNFEKQVINCEPTVMDGVSPSQSMESDSNLKTETSESNSMEFSQDNLQHDDMDDSTKLAENNIQTQSIPQEVAANIEEVNNTTESPSTSLADNSDVNPSKPQETIESIETPSNVAVEQDTEQNVPIGIVKTGNGSVEEKKEVCPKTTKPPSKAKPRSGKMVFCKIHLLDGQLYETDVTKNATGKELFDKVCAYLTLQEKDYFGLQYQNNNVKFWLNNEKKILKQVKGGTSVFDFSVKFYPPEPLAMLEDLSRFQLCLQVRFDIFNGKLPCSFTTLAVVGSYMVQAEVGDYDNIDEYEFGPGDSYLDKIEYAPDKSPEMRSKVYELHKTHKGLTPEEAELQYLENAKKLAMYGVDLHQARDSTGVKLMLGVCASGIQVYKDKLRINRFVWPAILKLSYKRNNFYVKKRPTENEKDGETIGFKLENHKMAKRLWKTCVEHHAFFRLHQSDPPKSSTFPRFNSKFRYSGRTQKQVRDEVEKIENKPKFDRTHFKYSSMPQTNNTEGYNHGYPDEKDRTDQKGVTTPSTESGPPPYFTDSQGPDGYNTLESSADKPNSLGNMSEDRTDRTPGHEDATQDWSPGAGDAATLEAQRRGKKSKEDKEREKREKEEEKRRKKEEEKERKRLEKERKQGKGAEDRTDKMGDESATLGLNGEHHPGSAGLDSGKITALAPDGADSRKDLDQQPKAETTIDDSYNNMGTGPGIGIVAPLVSEKQRSVASPETDIDDDDAERRKRENDNKLNRDDDLKMNRDDDPKLDRGDGHRKSDKFDDDKKKGDKSKRKESDKSKDKKSGFFGRLRSSKDKDSKKGKGKETDIDSAPGSPTSPDSAYQKETIVKETSIVEETQISNIVQPAVNETSEKVREVVITVVAKEEMKTEIPEVKVEEKIVETVNNKDASEKVIYEVDGCCVGRNANNEIEEVKVVTEEITAEIETKDVEKIMENKEVEENLADLSKSEENRTVERIIVEEEIVIEDKTVNNEEEVKKETSNGPLIETIEDEVFTTEVHKTESVGLPMISNHVGSETGSLSSDSSDDEEVCGSYHVESPMEETPPKVKVETIVEEEQSESRVEVFNCNETEAIPVKQTQLEVKTEIKVIDSPVISVREKQMENETEIVTTDEKDIVDSVKVTETETVSEVKQDIQTEVQKDLYVSNDVRGETLNNKETLVDDKKDDCERKVDEKRDFDVVVSEQKCVSPEGSQVISHRSERKTETIQKEVLTHTRRELKPEEFEKYKKEIEAADKKNRMGLQDELGEVRQVIETVVVTDIKNDSGNIVSEERKEKPEIEEPKEVKAPVESDDKKEESVIEVKVVKSENTLEENVEKMKYIDESSGDSVSEKVKEHDETPEVVKQVVNEEAGNDNVAPKLDKKESMRLKKEEKERKKKELAEEKERKKREIQEEKERVKREKMEEKERKKKEKEAEKEKKKKEKEEKKAKKNKKTVVVVEQGIEEVPDTNVEKKESEKEKTGVIVEEVVEERVPTAIAMVMAKQKEDEKMEEINLKDEPAEEETPKPEEPVEETNKKQKKPKKEKKEKQSKKEKEKKTPKNKKKHKSTGCFGASGELSSDEDEKVEEKPPEEVIEEIVQEEEVKPVEEVKVSPKQKGKGLGWALPGMEELQKKGTKHEDKTKRHSTTSSHSTHSTHDDNAKAPIADLTEMQDQNMQNLEPVSMNEEKMTESAPKKVPESCATEVEEVREIIDVVEKKENVMTEAAITTPEVGLGMDGDMINRVLPEGEGSIDRRMQFIPVTPPVQETKDSLKGHSNSTMPFFDSASGDTLGKKVPPPVPPKGMRNGFSEEDRSMQDMYKTEKDGKVETRVEKKVVITDEGDDDDLDHDDLLAEAIRSVTEMNPDLSVERIECMRQIEEVEK
- the LOC143070043 gene encoding uncharacterized protein LOC143070043 isoform X4; this encodes MAEEKEKIEEMNSPETEKFLSDNVDDNKAEKNFEKQVINCEPTVMDGVSPSQSMESDSNLKTETSESNSMEFSQDNLQHDDMDDSTKLAENNIQTQSIPQEVAANIEEVNNTTESPSTSLADNSDVNPSKPQETIESIETPSNVAVEQDTEQNVPIGIVKTGNGSVEEKKEVCPKTTKPPSKAKPRSGKMVFCKIHLLDGQLYETDVTKNATGKELFDKVCAYLTLQEKDYFGLQYQNNNVKFWLNNEKKILKQVKGGTSVFDFSVKFYPPEPLAMLEDLSRFQLCLQVRFDIFNGKLPCSFTTLAVVGSYMVQAEVGDYDNIDEYEFGPGDSYLDKIEYAPDKSPEMRSKVYELHKTHKGLTPEEAELQYLENAKKLAMYGVDLHQARDSTGVKLMLGVCASGIQVYKDKLRINRFVWPAILKLSYKRNNFYVKKRPTENEKDGETIGFKLENHKMAKRLWKTCVEHHAFFRLHQSDPPKSSTFPRFNSKFRYSGRTQKQVRDEVEKIENKPKFDRTHFKYSSMPQTNNTEGYNHGYPDEKDRTDQKGVTTPSTESGPPPYFTDSQGPDGYNTLESSADKPNSLGNMSEDRTDRTPGHEDATQDWSPGAGDAATLEAQRRGKKSKEDKEREKREKEEEKRRKKEEEKERKRLEKERKQGKGAEDRTDKMGDESATLGLNGEHHPGSAGLDSGKITALAPDGADSRKDLDQQPKAETTIDDSYNNMGTGPGIGIVAPLVSEKQRSVASPETDIDDDDAERRKRENDNKLNRDDDLKMNRDDDPKLDRGDGHRKSDKFDDDKKKGDKSKRKESDKSKDKKSGFFGRLRSSKDKDSKKGKGKETDIDSAPGSPTSPDSAYQKETIVKETSIVEETQISNIVQPAVNETSEKVREVVITVVAKEEMKTEIPEVKVEEKIVETVNNKDASEKVIYEVDGCCVGRNANNEIEEVKVVTEEITAEIETKDVEKIMENKEVEENLADLSKSEENRTVERIIVEEEIVIEDKTVNNEEEVKKETSNGPLIETIEDEVFTTEVHKTESVGLPMISNHVGSETGSLSSDSSDDEEVCGSYHVESPMEETPPKVKVETIVEEEQSESRVEVFNCNETEAIPVKQTQLEVKTEIKVIDSPVISVREKQMENETEIVTTDEKDIVDSVKVTETETVSEVKQDIQTEVQKDLYVSNDVRGETLNNKETLVDDKKDDCERKVDEKRDFDVVVSEQKCVSPEGSQVISHRSERKTETIQKEVLTHTRRELKPEEFEKYKKEIEAADKKNRMGLQDELGEVRQVIETVVVTDIKNDSGNIVSEERKEKPEIEEPKEVKAPVESDDKKEESVIEVKVVKSENTLEENVEKMKYIDESSGDSVSEKVKEHDETPEVVKQVVNEEAGNDNVAPKLDKKESMRLKKEEKERKKKELAEEKERKKREIQEEKERVKREKMEEKERKKKEKEAEKEKKKKEKEEKKAKKNKKTVVVVEQGIEEVPDTNVEKKESEKEKTGVIVEEVVEERVPTAIAMVMAKQKEDEKMEEINLKDEPAEEETPKPEEPVEETNKKQKKPKKEKKEKQSKKEKEKKTPKNKKKHKSTGCFGASGELSSDEDEKVEEKPPEEVIEEIVQEEEVKPVEEVKVSPKQKGKGLGWALPGMEELQKKGTKVGLGMDGDMINRVLPEGEGSIDRRMQFIPVTPPVQETKDSLKGHSNSTMPFFDSASGDTLGKKVPPPVPPKGMRNGFSEEDRSMQDMPPTIPTESFTYENNTDDIPISTKNVPFVKTKTQTVTYEKDGYPYETEDGILISSQSHSTRSQTIETTTYKTEKDGKVETRVEKKVVITDEGDDDDLDHDDLLAEAIRSVTEMNPDLSVERIECMRQIEEVEK
- the LOC143070043 gene encoding uncharacterized protein LOC143070043 isoform X5; this encodes MAEEKEKIEEMNSPETEKFLSDNVDDNKAEKNFEKQVINCEPTVMDGVSPSQSMESDSNLKTETSESNSMEFSQDNLQHDDMDDSTKLAENNIQTQSIPQEVAANIEEVNNTTESPSTSLADNSDVNPSKPQETIESIETPSNVAVEQDTEQNVPIGIVKTGNGSVEEKKEVCPKTTKPPSKAKPRSGKMVFCKIHLLDGQLYETDVTKNATGKELFDKVCAYLTLQEKDYFGLQYQNNNVKFWLNNEKKILKQVKGGTSVFDFSVKFYPPEPLAMLEDLSRFQLCLQVRFDIFNGKLPCSFTTLAVVGSYMVQAEVGDYDNIDEYEFGPGDSYLDKIEYAPDKSPEMRSKVYELHKTHKGLTPEEAELQYLENAKKLAMYGVDLHQARDSTGVKLMLGVCASGIQVYKDKLRINRFVWPAILKLSYKRNNFYVKKRPTENEKDGETIGFKLENHKMAKRLWKTCVEHHAFFRLHQSDPPKSSTFPRFNSKFRYSGRTQKQVRDEVEKIENKPKFDRTHFKYSSMPQTNNTEGYNHGYPDEKDRTDQKGVTTPSTESGPPPYFTDSQGPDGYNTLESSADKPNSLGNMSEDRTDRTPGHEDATQDWSPGAGDAATLEAQRRGKKSKEDKEREKREKEEEKRRKKEEEKERKRLEKERKQGKGAEDRTDKMGDESATLGLNGEHHPGSAGLDSGKITALAPDGADSRKDLDQQPKAETTIDDSYNNMGTGPGIGIVAPLVSEKQRSVASPETDIDDDDAERRKRENDNKLNRDDDLKMNRDDDPKLDRGDGHRKSDKFDDDKKKGDKSKRKESDKSKDKKSGFFGRLRSSKDKDSKKGKGKETDIDSAPGSPTSPDSAYQKETIVKETSIVEETQISNIVQPAVNETSEKVREVVITVVAKEEMKTEIPEVKVEEKIVETVNNKDASEKVIYEVDGCCVGRNANNEIEEVKVVTEEITAEIETKDVEKIMENKEVEENLADLSKSEENRTVERIIVEEEIVIEDKTVNNEEEVKKETSNGPLIETIEDEVFTTEVHKTESVGLPMISNHVGSETGSLSSDSSDDEEVCGSYHVESPMEETPPKVKVETIVEEEQSESRVEVFNCNETEAIPVKQTQLEVKTEIKVIDSPVISVREKQMENETEIVTTDEKDIVDSVKVTETETVSEVKQDIQTEVQKDLYVSNDVRGETLNNKETLVDDKKDDCERKVDEKRDFDVVVSEQKCVSPEGSQVISHRSERKTETIQKEVLTHTRRELKPEEFEKYKKEIEAADKKNRMGLQDELGEVRQVIETVVVTDIKNDSGNIVSEERKEKPEIEEPKEVKAPVESDDKKEESVIEVKVVKSENTLEENVEKMKYIDESSGDSVSEKVKEHDETPEVVKQVVNEEAGNDNVAPKLDKKESMRLKKEEKERKKKELAEEKERKKREIQEEKERVKREKMEEKERKKKEKEAEKEKKKKEKEEKKAKKNKKTVVVVEQGIEEVPDTNVEKKESEKEKTGVIVEEVVEERVPTAIAMVMAKQKEDEKMEEINLKDEPAEEETPKPEEPVEETNKKQKKPKKEKKEKQSKKEKEKKTPKNKKKHKSTGCFGASGELSSDEDEKVEEKPPEEVIEEIVQEEEVKPVEEVKVSPKQVGLGMDGDMINRVLPEGEGSIDRRMQFIPVTPPVQETKDSLKGHSNSTMPFFDSASGDTLGKKVPPPVPPKGMRNGFSEEDRSMQDMPPTIPTESFTYENNTDDIPISTKNVPFVKTKTQTVTYEKDGYPYETEDGILISSQSHSTRSQTIETTTYKTEKDGKVETRVEKKVVITDEGDDDDLDHDDLLAEAIRSVTEMNPDLSVERIECMRQIEEVEK
- the LOC143070043 gene encoding uncharacterized protein LOC143070043 isoform X7, whose protein sequence is MAAEKVEEKKEVCPKTTKPPSKAKPRSGKMVFCKIHLLDGQLYETDVTKNATGKELFDKVCAYLTLQEKDYFGLQYQNNNVKFWLNNEKKILKQVKGGTSVFDFSVKFYPPEPLAMLEDLSRFQLCLQVRFDIFNGKLPCSFTTLAVVGSYMVQAEVGDYDNIDEYEFGPGDSYLDKIEYAPDKSPEMRSKVYELHKTHKGLTPEEAELQYLENAKKLAMYGVDLHQARDSTGVKLMLGVCASGIQVYKDKLRINRFVWPAILKLSYKRNNFYVKKRPTENEKDGETIGFKLENHKMAKRLWKTCVEHHAFFRLHQSDPPKSSTFPRFNSKFRYSGRTQKQVRDEVEKIENKPKFDRTHFKYSSMPQTNNTEGYNHGYPDEKDRTDQKGVTTPSTESGPPPYFTDSQGPDGYNTLESSADKPNSLGNMSEDRTDRTPGHEDATQDWSPGAGDAATLEAQRRGKKSKEDKEREKREKEEEKRRKKEEEKERKRLEKERKQGKGAEDRTDKMGDESATLGLNGEHHPGSAGLDSGKITALAPDGADSRKDLDQQPKAETTIDDSYNNMGTGPGIGIVAPLVSEKQRSVASPETDIDDDDAERRKRENDNKLNRDDDLKMNRDDDPKLDRGDGHRKSDKFDDDKKKGDKSKRKESDKSKDKKSGFFGRLRSSKDKDSKKGKGKETDIDSAPGSPTSPDSAYQKETIVKETSIVEETQISNIVQPAVNETSEKVREVVITVVAKEEMKTEIPEVKVEEKIVETVNNKDASEKVIYEVDGCCVGRNANNEIEEVKVVTEEITAEIETKDVEKIMENKEVEENLADLSKSEENRTVERIIVEEEIVIEDKTVNNEEEVKKETSNGPLIETIEDEVFTTEVHKTESVGLPMISNHVGSETGSLSSDSSDDEEVCGSYHVESPMEETPPKVKVETIVEEEQSESRVEVFNCNETEAIPVKQTQLEVKTEIKVIDSPVISVREKQMENETEIVTTDEKDIVDSVKVTETETVSEVKQDIQTEVQKDLYVSNDVRGETLNNKETLVDDKKDDCERKVDEKRDFDVVVSEQKCVSPEGSQVISHRSERKTETIQKEVLTHTRRELKPEEFEKYKKEIEAADKKNRMGLQDELGEVRQVIETVVVTDIKNDSGNIVSEERKEKPEIEEPKEVKAPVESDDKKEESVIEVKVVKSENTLEENVEKMKYIDESSGDSVSEKVKEHDETPEVVKQVVNEEAGNDNVAPKLDKKESMRLKKEEKERKKKELAEEKERKKREIQEEKERVKREKMEEKERKKKEKEAEKEKKKKEKEEKKAKKNKKTVVVVEQGIEEVPDTNVEKKESEKEKTGVIVEEVVEERVPTAIAMVMAKQKEDEKMEEINLKDEPAEEETPKPEEPVEETNKKQKKPKKEKKEKQSKKEKEKKTPKNKKKHKSTGCFGASGELSSDEDEKVEEKPPEEVIEEIVQEEEVKPVEEVKVSPKQKGKGLGWALPGMEELQKKGTKHEDKTKRHSTTSSHSTHSTHDDNAKAPIADLTEMQDQNMQNLEPVSMNEEKMTESAPKKVPESCATEVEEVREIIDVVEKKENVMTEAAITTPEVGLGMDGDMINRVLPEGEGSIDRRMQFIPVTPPVQETKDSLKGHSNSTMPFFDSASGDTLGKKVPPPVPPKGMRNGFSEEDRSMQDMPPTIPTESFTYENNTDDIPISTKNVPFVKTKTQTVTYEKDGYPYETEDGILISSQSHSTRSQTIETTTYKTEKDGKVETRVEKKVVITDEGDDDDLDHDDLLAEAIRSVTEMNPDLSVERIECMRQIEEVEK